Proteins from one Pithys albifrons albifrons isolate INPA30051 chromosome 2, PitAlb_v1, whole genome shotgun sequence genomic window:
- the SOCS5 gene encoding suppressor of cytokine signaling 5 — MDKVGKMWNNLKYRCQNLFSHESGSQNENIIVNSNNCSSAKEKAIQITDLSQQQPSSPLRENIALQLGLSPSKNSARRNQNCVTEIPQVVEISLEKENDSCVTTGARLARRDSYSRHAPWGGKKKHSCSTKTQSSLDTEKRFGRTRSGLQRRERRYGVSSVHDMDAVSSRTVGSRSLRQRLQDTVGLCFPMRTYSKQSKPLFSNKRKIHLSELMLEKCPFPAGSDLAQKWHLIKQHTAPVSPHSTFFDTFDPSLVSTEDEEDRLRERRRLSIEEGVDPPPNAQIHTFEATAQVNPLYKLGPKLAPGMTELTGDKTVTPPGNCDSEEDTTTLCLQSRRQKQRQMSGESHGHISRQGAWKVHTQIDYIHCLVPDLLQITGNPCYWGVMDRYEAEALLEGKPEGTFLLRDSAQEDYLFSVSFRRYNRSLHARIEQWNHNFSFDAHDPCVFHSSTVTGLLEHYKDPSSCMFFEPLLTVSLNRTFPFSLQYICRAVICRCTTYDGIDDLPLPSMLQDFLKEYHYKQKVRVRWLEREPIKTK; from the coding sequence ATGGATAAAGTGGGAAAGATGTGGaacaatttaaaatacaggTGCCAGAACCTCTTTAGTCACGAGAGTGGaagccaaaatgaaaatataattgtGAACTCCAATAATTGCTCATCTGCTAAAGAGAAAGCTATCCAGATAACTGATTTGAGTCAACAACAACCCAGCAGCCCTTTGAGAGAAAACATTGCTTTGCAATTAGGTTTAAGTCCTTCAAAGAATTCAGCAAGGCGGAACCAAAACTGTGTCACAGAGATTCCTCAGGTTGTTGAAATAAGCCTTGAGAAAGAGAATGACTCGTGTGTCACCACAGGAGCCAGGCTGGCTCGAAGGGACTCTTATTCTCGGCACGCTCCTTGGGGCGGGAAGAAGAAGCATTCCTGCTCTACCAAAACCCAGAGCTCCTTGGATACTGAAAAAAGGTTTGGTCGAACACGAAGTGGTTtgcagaggagagagagaaggtaCGGGGTGAGCTCAGTCCATGACATGGATGCAGTATCCAGCAGGACAGTCGGGAGCCGTTCTCTGCGACAGCGTCTGCAAGATACTGTTGGGCTGTGTTTTCCCATGAGAACTTACAGCAAACAGTCCAAACCTCTGTTTTCTAACAAAAGAAAGATCCATCTCTCTGAACTAATGCTTGAGAAATGCCCTTTTCCTGCAGGCTCAGATCTGGCTCAGAAGTGGCATCTGATTAAACAACACACAGCGCCTGTGAGTCCTCATTCAACTTTCTTTGACACTTTTGATCCTTCCTTGGTTTCCACAGAAGATGAAGAAGACAGGCTCAGAGAGAGACGTAGACTTAGTATTGAAGAAGGGGTTGATCCCCCTCCCAATGCCCAAATACATACTTTTGAAGCTACAGCACAAGTTAATCCATTGTATAAACTGGGACCAAAGTTAGCCCCTGGTATGACTGAGCTGACTGGGGACAAAACTGTAACACCTCCAGGGAACTGTGACTCCGAAGAGGACACGACAACACTTTGCCTGCAGTCGCGCAGGCAGAAGCAGCGTCAGATGTCTGGAGAGAGCCATGGCCATATCAGCAGGCAGGGGGCTTGGAAAGTGCATACTCAGATCGATTACATCCACTGCCTCGTGCCAGACTTGCTTCAGATCACAGGTAACCCCTGTTACTGGGGGGTGATGGACCGCTATGAAGCGGAAGCACTTCTGGAGGGTAAACCCGAAGGCACCTTTTTGCTCAGGGACTCTGCGCAGGAGGACTACCTCTTCTCTGTGAGCTTCCGTCGCTACAACCGCTCACTGCACGCACGCATCGAGCAGTGGAACCACAACTTCAGCTTCGATGCCCACGATCCCTGTGTGTTTCACTCCTCCACTGTCACAGGGCTCCTGGAACACTACAAAGACCCCAGCTCTTGCATGTTCTTTGAACCATTGCTTACTGTATCTCTGAACAGGACCTTCCCCTTTAGTCTGCAGTATATCTGCCGGGCAGTAATCTGCAGGTGCACTACGTATGATGGGATTGATGACCTTCCTCTACCCTCAATGTTGCAAGACTTTCTAAAGGAGTATCACTATAAACAAAAAGTCAGGGTGCGATGGCTGGAGCGGGAACCtataaaaacaaagtaa